A portion of the Musa acuminata AAA Group cultivar baxijiao chromosome BXJ1-1, Cavendish_Baxijiao_AAA, whole genome shotgun sequence genome contains these proteins:
- the LOC103980111 gene encoding uncharacterized protein LOC103980111, which translates to MRGIHSSVETVNAAAAAIVSAESRVQQVAVPRKRWTAWLSVYWCCGSHGNGRRISHAVLVPEPAFSVSDASARSNPSHPPEVRLPFIAPPSSPASFLPSGIPSATQSPAGPVSLSALSRSSYSPSGPASIFAIGPYANETQLVSPPVFSTFTTEPSTAPLTPPPEPFHLTTPSSPEVPFAKLLTSSIDANCKKSEAYEFQSYQFYPGSPIGCLISPSSACSGTSSPFPDPEFYSSAAGSFQSFLIGEPPKILSAEGIAARKLIPRHARNDGSLLDGQISAAASVVDPAIVPKINEHTMDHRVSFELTAEEFARRLEKKVAMSGEGKLEILTARNDKANPSLGTDNSSRISIDDTYHDLPEKAQPLVTPAKEFKFDNSDGVASEPNVGSDWWANEKVAGTATEHRKSWAFFPMIQPGVS; encoded by the coding sequence AGGAAAAGATGGACTGCCTGGCTCAGTGTGTATTGGTGCTGTGGTTCTCATGGAAATGGCAGGCGCATCAGCCACGCAGTCCTTGTTCCTGAACCAGCATTTTCTGTGTCAGATGCCTCTGCACGTAGTAATCCAAGCCATCCACCTGAAGTGAGACTTCCATTTATTGCACCTCCTTCTTCTCCAGCATCCTTTCTGCCATCAGGTATCCCATCTGCAACACAATCACCTGCAGGTCCTGTATCTCTTTCTGCTTTGTCACGAAGTTCCTATTCTCCAAGTGGCCCAGCTTCCATCTTTGCTATTGGGCCCTATGCAAATGAGACCCAATTAGTTTCACCCCCTGTCTTTTCCACCTTCACAACTGAACCTTCGACTGCTCCACTTACTCCCCCACCAGAACCTTTCCATCTCACAACCCCTTCATCGCCTGAGGTACCATTTGCCAAACTGTTGACTTCTTCCATCGATGCTAACTGTAAGAAGAGTGAAGCGTATGAGTTTCAATCCTACCAGTTTTATCCTGGAAGCCCGATAGGTTGCCTCATATCACCAAGTTCGGCTTGCTCGGGTACTTCATCGCCTTTCCCTGATCCTGAATTCTATTCCTCTGCTGCTGGCTCCTTCCAATCATTCCTTATTGGTGAACCACCAAAAATCTTAAGTGCTGAAGGAATTGCTGCACGGAAACTTATACCCCGACATGCTCGAAATGATGGATCACTTTTGGATGGTCAGATATCAGCAGCTGCATCAGTAGTGGACCCTGCTATTGTGCCTAAGATTAATGAACACACAATGGATCACAGGGTATCATTTGAGTTAACCGCAGAAGAGTTTGCACGGCGCTTGGAAAAGAAAGTAGCAATGTCAGGTGAAGGTAAATTAGAAATATTGACTGCAAGAAATGACAAAGCCAATCCTTCTTTAGGAACCGATAACAGCAGCAGAATCAGCATTGATGATACCTACCATGACTTGCCCGAGAAAGCTCAGCCTCTTGTTACTCCAGCTAAAGAATTCAAATTTGATAATTCAGATGGTGTTGCTTCGGAGCCTAATGTTGGTTCAGACTGGTGGGCCAATGAGAAGGTCGCTGGCACGGCAACTGAACATCGGAAGAGCTGGGCATTTTTCCCAATGATACAACCAGGGGTAAGCTGA
- the LOC135593588 gene encoding zinc finger protein ZAT5-like, with amino-acid sequence MDAVEDQNIHSVSSDNSHSNGRFATAIVKGKRTKRQRAAAATAVSPASSTSSSELSSSVTEEEEDMANCLILLAQGRSLVAGAENETAVENASQAEKSTVRKLTETATTTNGKPGVYVYQCKTCDKCFPSFQALGGHRTSHKKPKLAPVDDGDGPQITMNSPIAKPSVASHIININKPRVHECSICGSEFSSGQALGGHMRRHRPITESSEAKKEKIVLPLDLNLPAPSDDDSQDLPKLPPPAAAFPFETQQPLVFSASALVDCHY; translated from the coding sequence ATGGATGCTGTGGAGGATCAGAACATTCATAGCGTGAGCAGTGACAACAGCCACAGCAATGGCCGGTTCGCCACCGCCATCGTCAAAGGCAAGAGGACGAAGCGGCAGAGGGCGGCCGCAGCAACCGCCGTGTCCCCGGCTTCGTCTACCTCGTCCTCTGAGCTCTCCAGCAGCGTtacagaggaagaggaggacatGGCCAATTGCCTTATCCTCCTCGCTCAGGGCCGTTCGTTAGTTGCAGGTGCAGAGAATGAAACCGCGGTGGAGAACGCCAGCCAGGCCGAGAAGTCCACCGTTCGCAAGCTCACCGAGACGGCCACGACCACGAACGGGAAGCCCGGCGTCTATGTGTATCAGTGCAAGACCTGCGACAAATGCTTTCCTTCCTTCCAAGCGCTCGGCGGGCACCGCACGAGCCACAAGAAGCCGAAGCTGGCACCGGTGGACGACGGAGACGGCCCACAAATAACCATGAATTCTCCGATCGCAAAGCCTTCCGTGGCGTCACACATCATCAACATCAACAAGCCCAGGGTGCACGAGTGCTCGATCTGTGGATCGGAGTTCTCCTCGGGGCAGGCTCTCGGCGGCCACATGCGGCGGCACCGCCCCATAACCGAGTCATCGGAGGCCAAGAAGGAGAAGATCGTCCTCCCCTTGGATCTCAATCTCCCCGCACCATCAGATGATGACTCCCAAGACCTACCCAAGTTGCCACCTCCAGCCGCGGCCTTCCCCTTTGAAACTCAGCAGCCGCTTGTTTTCTCAGCCTCGGCTTTGGTGGATTGCCATTACTGA